One region of Synechococcus elongatus PCC 11801 genomic DNA includes:
- the pgeF gene encoding peptidoglycan editing factor PgeF → MIADVDHWFWQDTSAGTYLRCQLLADFEHGFFTRTFAPAEPHQLQPFLNPQASVHRVKQVHGNTVLPATIAPHTASPLSEADGLYSEAAGQSLWVCSADCTPALVADVQQGQVAAVHAGWRGTAAGVLRIAVQQLLAQGSQPEDLRVALGPAIAGEVYQVEQQVALQTLQSLEPTLTDPQPFLAGSSPAVLPDPDRDRLRLDVRQVNRQQLLQLGLKDDQIAIAPHCTFQDETRFFSYRRSNQRQVQWSGIVSRS, encoded by the coding sequence ATGATTGCAGACGTTGACCATTGGTTTTGGCAAGACACCTCAGCAGGAACTTATCTTCGCTGCCAATTGTTGGCTGACTTTGAGCATGGCTTTTTTACCCGTACCTTTGCACCAGCCGAACCCCATCAGCTTCAACCGTTCCTGAATCCACAAGCCTCTGTCCATCGCGTCAAACAAGTTCACGGCAACACGGTCTTACCAGCCACGATCGCACCACATACCGCGTCACCGCTCTCCGAAGCCGATGGCCTTTACAGCGAAGCAGCTGGCCAATCGCTTTGGGTCTGCTCTGCCGATTGCACCCCTGCTTTAGTCGCTGATGTTCAGCAGGGTCAAGTTGCCGCCGTTCATGCCGGCTGGCGGGGAACTGCTGCTGGTGTTTTGCGTATTGCAGTGCAACAGCTTCTTGCGCAAGGTAGTCAACCGGAGGATCTGCGCGTTGCCCTCGGCCCTGCGATCGCCGGTGAAGTCTATCAAGTCGAGCAGCAGGTGGCCCTGCAAACGCTGCAATCGCTAGAACCGACGCTCACGGATCCCCAACCGTTCTTGGCGGGATCCTCGCCTGCCGTCTTGCCGGATCCCGATCGCGATCGCCTGCGACTGGATGTTCGTCAGGTCAACCGCCAGCAGCTATTGCAGTTGGGATTGAAGGACGATCAAATCGCGATCGCGCCGCACTGCACCTTCCAAGATGAAACCCGCTTCTTCTCCTATCGCCGCAGTAATCAGCGGCAAGTACAGTGGTCAGGCATCGTTAGTCGCTCTTAA
- the psb27 gene encoding photosystem II protein Psb27 → MTRPLARLFAIVLVAVIGLTACTGGGDSAISGNYRQDTLAVVTSLRNAITLPDDAPEKSTAQAEARKLINDFASRYRRDSRVSGLSSFTTMQTALNSLAGHYSSYPNRPVPEKLKKRLEKEFRMVELALNREA, encoded by the coding sequence ATGACTCGCCCTCTTGCACGCCTGTTTGCGATCGTGCTCGTTGCCGTCATTGGCTTAACGGCTTGTACCGGTGGTGGTGACTCGGCAATCAGTGGCAACTATCGTCAGGACACCCTGGCCGTTGTGACGAGTCTGCGCAATGCAATCACGCTGCCAGATGATGCTCCTGAGAAAAGTACGGCTCAAGCTGAAGCCCGCAAACTGATCAATGATTTTGCCTCACGCTACCGCCGCGACAGTCGTGTTTCAGGGCTGTCCTCCTTCACGACCATGCAAACCGCTTTGAATAGCTTGGCTGGTCACTACAGCTCCTATCCCAATAGACCGGTGCCCGAGAAGCTGAAGAAGCGTCTCGAGAAAGAGTTCCGCATGGTAGAGCTGGCGCTGAACCGCGAAGCCTAA
- a CDS encoding DUF3611 family protein, giving the protein MDKVTLQRIATQFRLLGWGIFWTQITLAVVAFGVLMFNNLGRALTRDRIVGLGPGLSMTSLALVALAYTTYHAFRYVQLGQRLNGDPLRRPSRAETRNFVVRGIWVNAAGLLIAVLGYQALAGSLTFQASMQQPGFTGLNNQMGNNAITSLEMFSMLSNTQVLTGHVLSLFVSLWLLRILSQGANR; this is encoded by the coding sequence GTGGATAAAGTCACTCTCCAGCGAATTGCGACCCAGTTCCGACTTTTGGGCTGGGGGATTTTTTGGACGCAAATCACCCTTGCCGTCGTCGCTTTTGGGGTGTTGATGTTCAACAACCTAGGCCGTGCCCTGACCCGCGATCGCATTGTTGGCTTAGGGCCTGGTCTCTCGATGACCTCACTGGCCTTGGTGGCCTTGGCTTACACCACCTACCACGCCTTTCGCTACGTCCAATTGGGTCAGCGCTTGAATGGCGATCCGCTCCGGCGACCGAGCCGCGCTGAAACCCGAAATTTTGTAGTGCGTGGCATTTGGGTGAATGCGGCAGGTTTGCTGATTGCAGTCTTGGGCTATCAAGCCCTTGCCGGTAGCCTGACCTTCCAAGCCTCGATGCAGCAGCCTGGCTTTACCGGTCTCAATAACCAGATGGGGAACAACGCGATTACGTCGCTGGAAATGTTTTCCATGCTCTCTAATACCCAAGTGCTGACAGGGCACGTGCTCTCACTATTTGTCAGTCTCTGGCTTCTGCGCATTCTGTCCCAAGGCGCCAACCGCTAG
- a CDS encoding ABC transporter ATP-binding protein: MSSCHDAEPLIELRNVRKAFGNQVVLDGVDLSIYPGEAIGILGPSGTGKSTILRIISGLILPDSGEVWVAGQQRTAPITEQPNPFPINLVFQQAALFDSLTVGENVGFYLYQHTNLTPAEIERYVAHSLDSVGLPNIAHLMPSELSGGMRKRVSFARAIISTFLEETGGRSLILYDEPTAGLDPIASTVVEDLMRSLKEQQPQAAYVVVTHQESTTRRTADRLILLYRGRVCWQGSAAALDETDNIYVRQFLSGRIDGPIQVAT, encoded by the coding sequence ATGTCGAGCTGTCATGATGCTGAGCCGCTAATCGAGCTTCGCAATGTCCGCAAAGCCTTTGGCAACCAAGTTGTCCTAGATGGGGTCGATCTCAGTATTTATCCCGGAGAGGCGATCGGCATTCTCGGTCCCTCGGGAACGGGTAAGTCCACCATCCTCAGGATTATTAGCGGCTTGATTTTGCCGGACTCCGGCGAGGTCTGGGTGGCAGGGCAACAGCGAACCGCTCCGATTACTGAACAACCCAATCCCTTCCCCATCAACTTGGTCTTTCAGCAGGCAGCCCTGTTCGACTCGCTGACAGTGGGCGAGAACGTTGGCTTCTACCTCTATCAGCACACAAACCTGACCCCAGCAGAAATTGAGCGCTATGTTGCCCATAGTCTCGACAGTGTGGGACTTCCGAATATCGCCCACCTAATGCCCTCGGAGCTGTCGGGTGGGATGCGCAAGCGGGTGAGTTTTGCCCGAGCCATTATCAGCACCTTCTTGGAAGAGACCGGCGGGCGATCGCTGATTTTGTATGATGAGCCGACTGCTGGGCTAGACCCAATTGCCTCAACGGTGGTCGAAGACCTGATGCGGAGCTTGAAAGAACAACAGCCCCAAGCGGCCTACGTGGTTGTCACACACCAAGAAAGCACAACCCGCCGCACAGCCGATCGCCTAATCTTGCTCTACCGAGGACGAGTCTGTTGGCAGGGGTCTGCCGCAGCGCTAGACGAGACTGATAACATCTACGTGCGTCAATTCCTGAGTGGTCGTATCGACGGTCCCATTCAAGTCGCGACCTAG
- a CDS encoding bile acid:sodium symporter family protein, with product MADQLTNLFPFWLLLIGAIALRWPQIFIGLNQGNLPVLILTLIMLGMGLTLSLDDFRRVGRLPRAVLTGFCAQYLIMPFLGWAIAAALRLPPALAVGLILVGTCPGGTASNLITYIARADVALSVVMTLTSTLAAVILTPLLTQFLAGSYVPVNGWILFAQTLQVVILPIAIGVALNRWAPRLVRQVLPIAPLLSVVGVCLICAATFSANAEAILQQGGQMLLGVFLLHSLGFALGLGFAKLCGYSEAIARTIAIEVGMQNSGLAIILARQTFPALPLASAVGAISGIMHSLIGSVLAVTWRSQAQRQLKPAPPHNSLTM from the coding sequence ATGGCGGATCAACTCACCAATCTTTTCCCGTTTTGGCTGCTTTTGATTGGCGCGATCGCGCTGCGCTGGCCACAAATTTTTATTGGGTTGAATCAAGGCAATCTGCCGGTCTTGATCTTGACCCTGATCATGCTGGGCATGGGTCTGACCCTGAGTCTCGATGATTTTCGGCGGGTCGGACGCTTGCCAAGGGCGGTGTTGACTGGCTTTTGCGCCCAGTACCTAATCATGCCGTTCTTGGGTTGGGCGATCGCCGCAGCATTGCGCTTACCTCCCGCACTAGCTGTTGGTTTGATCTTGGTCGGCACCTGTCCAGGGGGTACTGCTTCTAACCTGATCACCTACATTGCGCGGGCAGATGTGGCGCTGTCGGTGGTGATGACGCTGACTTCGACCTTGGCGGCGGTGATTCTGACGCCGTTGCTGACGCAGTTTTTGGCGGGTTCCTATGTGCCGGTCAATGGCTGGATCTTGTTTGCCCAAACCTTGCAAGTGGTGATTCTACCGATCGCGATCGGGGTTGCCTTAAATCGTTGGGCACCGCGCTTAGTCCGTCAGGTTTTGCCGATCGCGCCTTTACTATCAGTGGTAGGCGTTTGCCTGATTTGTGCCGCGACGTTTTCAGCGAATGCGGAAGCAATTTTGCAGCAGGGTGGGCAGATGTTGCTGGGTGTTTTTCTGCTGCATAGTTTGGGTTTTGCGCTGGGGTTAGGGTTTGCCAAACTTTGCGGCTATTCAGAAGCGATCGCCCGCACGATCGCGATCGAAGTGGGAATGCAGAATTCCGGTTTAGCGATTATTTTGGCGCGACAAACTTTTCCGGCTTTACCCCTCGCTTCAGCCGTCGGCGCTATTTCAGGCATTATGCATTCGCTAATCGGCAGCGTTCTTGCTGTGACCTGGCGATCGCAAGCCCAACGCCAACTAAAACCGGCACCACCTCATAACAGCCTAACGATGTAA
- the recA gene encoding recombinase RecA, translating into MASKSDAIAPEKEKALNLVLSQIERNFGKGAIMRLGDAARLRVETIPTGALTLDLALGGGLPKGRIIEVYGPESSGKTTLTLHAIAEVQKQGGIAAFVDAEHALDPVYATALGVDIDNLLISQPDTGEMALEIVDQLVRSAAVDIVVIDSVAALVPRAEIEGEMGDTQVGLQARLMSQAMRKITGNIGKSGCTVIFLNQLRQKIGVTYGSPETTTGGQALKFYASVRLDIRRIQTLKKGTEEYGTRAKVKVVKNKVAPPFRIAEFDILFGKGISTLGCLVDLAEETGVILRKGAWYSYNGDNIGQGRDNTITYLDEHPDFRATVEQQVREKLALGAQVSANTVGAAPAAVTADED; encoded by the coding sequence ATGGCTAGCAAATCGGACGCGATCGCTCCAGAGAAGGAAAAAGCCCTAAATCTTGTGCTCAGCCAGATTGAGCGCAACTTTGGTAAGGGTGCCATCATGCGCCTTGGCGACGCGGCGCGGCTGCGGGTCGAAACGATTCCCACGGGGGCGCTGACCCTTGATCTGGCGCTGGGAGGTGGTTTGCCCAAGGGTCGGATTATCGAAGTTTATGGCCCCGAAAGCTCGGGTAAAACCACACTCACCTTGCATGCGATCGCCGAAGTTCAAAAGCAGGGAGGCATTGCTGCTTTTGTGGATGCTGAACACGCCCTTGATCCGGTCTATGCCACAGCCTTAGGGGTCGACATCGATAACTTGCTGATCTCTCAGCCCGACACTGGCGAGATGGCACTGGAAATTGTTGATCAACTGGTGCGCTCGGCAGCAGTCGACATTGTGGTGATCGACTCAGTTGCAGCCCTCGTTCCCCGCGCTGAAATTGAAGGGGAAATGGGTGATACCCAAGTGGGTCTGCAGGCTCGCTTGATGAGCCAAGCGATGCGGAAAATCACTGGCAACATTGGCAAATCAGGCTGTACGGTCATCTTCCTGAACCAGTTGCGCCAAAAGATCGGCGTCACCTACGGTAGCCCTGAGACGACGACCGGTGGCCAAGCCCTGAAGTTCTACGCGTCTGTCCGTCTGGATATTCGTCGGATTCAAACCCTAAAAAAAGGAACGGAAGAATACGGTACCCGCGCCAAGGTCAAGGTTGTCAAAAACAAGGTGGCACCACCCTTCCGCATTGCCGAATTTGACATTCTCTTCGGCAAAGGCATTTCTACCCTCGGTTGTTTGGTCGATTTGGCCGAAGAAACTGGCGTGATCCTGCGTAAGGGCGCTTGGTACAGCTACAACGGCGACAATATCGGCCAAGGTCGCGACAACACGATTACTTACCTCGACGAACATCCCGACTTCCGAGCAACGGTCGAGCAGCAAGTGCGTGAAAAATTAGCTCTCGGTGCCCAAGTCTCAGCCAATACGGTTGGGGCTGCTCCTGCTGCGGTGACAGCCGACGAAGACTAA
- a CDS encoding M23 family metallopeptidase produces the protein MNRPFSSTLAALLSATTVLIGVSAPSGQAQSVPTPTTPEALPSLPDDLRLRPSPQPGNDLGEVRLRRDNPEAFPQVDLRARLRSACGNPEFAGALSPRECQQAEQNSNTAITTGGELQIDPITGEAVPNLGRLQPPSTNPLSVAVSYLGRQLGNTLNVAQYLNRTARPDGIQNNGDRQLLFPLSVRAAISSTFGWRVHPVFGDYRMHTGTDIAAPMGTPVVAAFSGTVAIADFLGGYGLTVVLNHQDPLRETLYAHLSEIFVRPGDRVKQGEVIGRVGMTGTATGPHLHFELREPRGGSWVAVNSDNQLQQALGGIFATLQGSETQNDNQLALLLSKLLQVLEKPQG, from the coding sequence GTGAATCGCCCGTTCTCCTCTACATTGGCTGCCCTGCTCAGTGCTACAACCGTGCTGATCGGAGTTTCAGCCCCCTCGGGTCAGGCACAGTCAGTCCCCACTCCAACGACCCCCGAAGCGCTCCCGAGTCTACCCGATGATTTGCGGCTACGCCCCTCACCTCAGCCGGGGAATGATCTCGGAGAAGTGCGGTTACGGCGCGACAATCCTGAAGCCTTCCCGCAGGTAGATTTGCGAGCGCGGCTGCGATCAGCCTGTGGTAACCCAGAGTTTGCCGGCGCGCTCTCACCGCGAGAATGTCAGCAAGCGGAGCAGAACAGTAATACGGCAATCACCACTGGCGGGGAGCTGCAAATCGACCCGATTACGGGCGAGGCAGTACCGAACTTGGGTCGCCTCCAGCCGCCTTCGACGAATCCGCTGTCTGTAGCGGTTTCCTACCTCGGTCGCCAGCTCGGCAACACGTTGAATGTGGCGCAATACTTGAACCGCACGGCGCGACCCGATGGCATTCAGAACAATGGCGATCGCCAGCTTCTTTTTCCCCTGAGTGTCCGCGCTGCCATTAGCTCCACCTTTGGCTGGCGCGTGCATCCGGTGTTTGGCGACTATCGCATGCACACGGGCACCGACATCGCTGCTCCGATGGGAACGCCAGTCGTCGCTGCTTTCTCTGGGACCGTGGCGATCGCAGACTTTCTGGGTGGCTACGGCCTGACGGTTGTCTTGAACCATCAAGACCCGCTGCGGGAAACCCTCTACGCTCACCTCTCAGAAATCTTTGTCCGTCCCGGCGATCGCGTCAAACAGGGCGAGGTCATTGGCCGAGTTGGCATGACGGGCACAGCCACAGGACCACACCTGCACTTTGAGCTACGCGAACCTCGCGGTGGCAGTTGGGTTGCTGTCAACAGCGATAACCAGCTCCAGCAGGCGCTGGGCGGTATTTTTGCCACGCTGCAAGGCTCAGAGACCCAGAACGACAATCAGCTCGCTCTGCTGCTCAGCAAGCTTCTCCAAGTCTTAGAAAAACCGCAAGGCTAG
- a CDS encoding DUF7219 family protein: protein MLYPRQRYRGEPWTPQAAAFHNNLEEFAEQVGLIVGLQSNGKLSQDQAYARIKSLWDKLQTSHEHLLKSPDSPAS from the coding sequence ATGCTCTATCCACGTCAACGCTACCGCGGTGAGCCTTGGACTCCTCAAGCAGCAGCTTTCCACAACAACTTAGAAGAATTCGCAGAGCAAGTAGGACTGATTGTTGGGCTGCAATCCAATGGCAAACTCAGCCAAGATCAAGCCTATGCCCGCATTAAAAGCCTGTGGGACAAGCTGCAAACCAGTCATGAACACTTGCTCAAGTCTCCCGATTCGCCAGCATCTTGA
- a CDS encoding CPBP family intramembrane glutamic endopeptidase, with product MTSPAPEDVLSRQQILLAVACTAIALLIGAKLWQRVGAIPQLPWRWQPELAIAGLGVAIGVLLLSRLCYQLWPGYRQSSDFYLAIVLKPLTWADLLWIGLLPGLSEELLFRGVALPAIGLNWQGVLISSLLFGSLHLGGRSQWPYALMATGVGFVLGWTAVETGNLLLPITAHICINWGSALWWKLDHDRDRP from the coding sequence ATGACGAGCCCCGCCCCCGAAGACGTGTTGAGCCGTCAGCAGATTTTGCTGGCTGTTGCCTGTACGGCGATCGCATTACTGATTGGTGCCAAGCTCTGGCAGCGAGTTGGTGCGATTCCCCAGCTACCCTGGCGCTGGCAACCGGAACTGGCGATCGCAGGGTTGGGTGTGGCGATCGGGGTGCTGCTCTTGAGTCGGCTCTGCTATCAACTCTGGCCCGGCTATCGTCAAAGCAGTGACTTCTACCTCGCGATCGTTCTCAAACCCCTCACTTGGGCAGACCTACTCTGGATTGGCTTGCTGCCGGGGCTGAGTGAAGAACTCCTGTTTCGGGGCGTGGCGCTGCCGGCGATCGGTCTCAACTGGCAAGGAGTCCTGATCAGCAGCTTGCTGTTTGGCAGCCTCCATCTCGGGGGGCGCAGCCAATGGCCCTATGCCCTGATGGCCACGGGCGTGGGCTTTGTCTTGGGCTGGACTGCTGTGGAAACAGGGAATCTACTGCTGCCGATTACGGCTCACATCTGTATCAACTGGGGCTCGGCCCTGTGGTGGAAACTTGACCATGACCGCGATCGCCCCTGA
- a CDS encoding DUF3326 domain-containing protein, with amino-acid sequence MLGRSLTTVLIVPTGIGCAVGGYAGDALPLARAIASVSDRLITHPNVMNGASLYWPLSNVAYVEGYALDRFAAGDWQLQPVHRNRIGLLLDAAIEPELRIRHQQVAEAAQATLGLAVTAAVITDAPLGVTLRQADSGSTWGTIDRPDSLLRAAEQLLKAGCEAIAVIARFPDDPGAIALQEYRQGQGVDPLAGAEAVISHLIVREFQVPCAHAPALQPLPLDTSISPRSAAEELGHTFLPCVLAGLSRAPRYCSASETITDALRPESVDVVVAPESAIGGPGILHWAARGIPILAVAENQSTLDLRPADLGVSVQRVQTHLEAVGWLAAYRAGLDPGALSPGDRRLSYLNHAVQQAMSG; translated from the coding sequence ATGCTTGGGCGATCGCTAACTACTGTCCTGATTGTTCCGACCGGCATTGGCTGTGCGGTAGGCGGCTATGCCGGTGATGCCCTGCCCTTGGCGCGGGCGATCGCCTCGGTCAGCGATCGCTTGATCACCCATCCCAATGTGATGAATGGGGCGAGTCTCTACTGGCCGCTGTCCAACGTCGCCTACGTGGAAGGCTATGCCCTCGATCGCTTTGCAGCGGGCGATTGGCAACTGCAACCTGTCCATCGCAACCGCATTGGTCTACTCCTCGATGCGGCAATCGAGCCAGAGTTACGGATTCGCCACCAGCAGGTCGCAGAAGCAGCCCAAGCCACGCTGGGGTTGGCGGTGACAGCAGCAGTGATCACGGATGCTCCTTTGGGCGTGACCCTGCGCCAGGCGGACTCTGGATCAACCTGGGGCACAATCGATCGCCCCGATAGTCTGCTGCGGGCGGCAGAGCAGCTCTTGAAAGCAGGGTGTGAGGCGATCGCTGTCATCGCCCGTTTTCCCGATGATCCGGGGGCGATCGCCCTGCAGGAATATCGTCAAGGCCAAGGCGTCGATCCACTGGCGGGGGCCGAAGCCGTGATCAGTCATCTGATCGTGCGAGAGTTTCAAGTGCCCTGCGCCCATGCACCAGCGCTGCAGCCCTTACCGCTAGACACCAGCATTTCACCGCGCTCGGCAGCAGAAGAATTGGGGCATACCTTCCTGCCTTGTGTTTTGGCGGGGCTGAGTCGGGCGCCCCGCTATTGTTCGGCAAGCGAGACAATCACCGATGCTCTGCGACCGGAGTCTGTGGATGTCGTCGTTGCCCCTGAGAGTGCGATCGGTGGTCCCGGCATTCTCCACTGGGCAGCACGGGGAATTCCGATTCTGGCCGTAGCGGAGAATCAATCTACGTTGGACCTACGACCGGCAGATCTGGGAGTTTCTGTTCAGCGGGTCCAGACTCATTTGGAAGCAGTAGGCTGGCTAGCAGCTTATCGAGCAGGTCTTGATCCTGGGGCTCTCTCGCCGGGCGATCGCCGCTTGTCATACTTGAACCATGCTGTCCAGCAGGCCATGAGCGGATGA
- the msrB gene encoding peptide-methionine (R)-S-oxide reductase MsrB, whose translation MTAAAPNRSRRRLLLGLFGAAGSAGLFLLWRQSRSPIDEVDNPLQLSEAEWQQRLAPAAYAVLRQAATERPFSSALLGEKRIGQYCCAGCEQPLFESSAKYDSGTGWPSFTEAIAGSLGFQTDYKLVVPRTEYHCSRCGGHQGHVFNDGPAPTGKRFCNNGVALTFIPATDQG comes from the coding sequence ATGACTGCTGCTGCTCCGAATCGCTCCCGTCGTCGCCTGTTGCTCGGCCTGTTCGGGGCTGCGGGCAGCGCGGGGTTGTTCTTGCTCTGGCGCCAATCGCGATCGCCCATTGATGAGGTGGACAATCCTTTGCAGCTCAGTGAGGCGGAATGGCAGCAGCGACTTGCGCCTGCAGCCTATGCGGTGCTGCGGCAAGCTGCAACTGAACGTCCCTTTAGCAGTGCACTGCTTGGTGAAAAACGGATCGGACAATACTGCTGTGCAGGCTGCGAACAACCGTTGTTTGAGTCCAGTGCCAAATATGACAGCGGTACGGGCTGGCCGAGTTTTACAGAGGCGATCGCGGGCAGTCTGGGCTTCCAGACCGATTACAAACTAGTCGTGCCACGGACGGAATACCACTGCAGTCGTTGCGGTGGGCATCAGGGACATGTCTTTAACGATGGACCAGCTCCGACCGGTAAACGCTTTTGCAACAACGGTGTCGCGCTGACTTTTATACCTGCAACTGATCAGGGCTGA
- a CDS encoding MlaD family protein, protein MRSRIVREGSVGLMLIAGVGALAGLIFWLRGVSLNQNRYSVTVKFKDTAGLTVGTPVIYRGVQVGQVTDIQAESNSVKVRIQIEPATLVIPRDSVISAQISSLLGNPNLTIEPKRSISPEVLAKTSPRSPTCDPNLILCNGSEVEGVQSANLASIVTSIATLMAQIEQANLVETLNQTGQDAGEAARSIRQLSTSLQQEISPLRETLAAAQGAASEVEAAIAENRQSVRNTLTSLESSSQDLQQILTNLEPAIDKVNSGKLVDNLNELSANLAVASRNLRDVSTALNSPENLLTLQQTLDSARITFQNAQKITTDLNRLTGDPAVIENIRRLINSLGQLLSSTGELQEQVAELKSLPPLPVSDAAPAATVVRRPDQP, encoded by the coding sequence ATGCGATCGCGAATTGTCCGAGAAGGCAGCGTTGGCCTCATGCTCATTGCCGGGGTCGGCGCCCTAGCCGGCTTAATTTTTTGGCTGCGCGGCGTCAGTCTCAATCAAAATCGCTACTCAGTGACCGTGAAGTTTAAGGACACTGCTGGGCTAACAGTAGGCACCCCCGTGATCTATCGCGGGGTTCAAGTGGGACAGGTCACTGATATTCAAGCAGAGAGCAATAGCGTTAAAGTCCGCATTCAAATTGAGCCTGCCACTCTGGTCATCCCCCGCGATTCCGTCATCTCAGCCCAAATCTCGTCACTCTTGGGCAATCCCAACCTGACCATTGAACCGAAGCGTAGCATTTCCCCTGAGGTGCTCGCCAAAACCAGTCCGCGATCGCCGACCTGCGATCCCAACTTGATCCTGTGTAATGGCAGTGAAGTGGAAGGGGTGCAGTCGGCAAATCTCGCCAGCATTGTCACTTCGATCGCCACGCTCATGGCGCAGATTGAGCAGGCCAACTTAGTCGAGACACTCAATCAGACAGGACAGGACGCAGGGGAAGCCGCCCGCAGTATTCGTCAGCTCAGCACCTCTCTTCAGCAAGAAATTTCACCGCTACGCGAGACACTGGCCGCTGCTCAAGGTGCTGCTAGCGAAGTGGAAGCCGCGATCGCAGAAAATCGGCAATCCGTGCGCAACACGCTGACGAGCCTTGAAAGCTCCAGCCAAGACCTGCAGCAGATTCTGACGAATCTTGAGCCAGCCATTGATAAGGTCAACAGCGGCAAGCTGGTCGACAACCTCAATGAACTATCGGCCAATTTAGCGGTAGCTTCGCGCAATCTCCGCGATGTTTCGACGGCGCTGAACTCACCAGAGAATCTGCTGACTTTGCAGCAGACGCTCGATTCTGCCCGCATCACCTTCCAGAACGCCCAGAAAATCACTACAGATCTCAATCGCCTCACCGGCGATCCAGCCGTGATCGAGAACATTCGGCGGCTGATCAACAGCTTGGGACAGCTGCTGTCCTCCACGGGAGAACTGCAAGAGCAAGTCGCAGAACTCAAATCACTTCCTCCGCTGCCTGTAAGTGATGCTGCCCCAGCCGCCACCGTAGTCCGGCGTCCTGATCAGCCCTGA
- a CDS encoding biotin--[acetyl-CoA-carboxylase] ligase: MVCLNLQQQAQQAGLRYNIRTIAVTDSTNAQLWQQVDRHDQVLIAAQQRAGRGQQGRSWLSPLGGLYLSLGLSVDLPATESARLMFGSAWGVAQALRSQVPVQLKWPNDLVLCDRKLGGILVETRLQGDRLREAVIGLGLNWNNPVPETGIALSRVTTAWADLPNLAIAVLQGLQAGLDRWLVAEWETLLPQYDQWLYRRGDRFEWEQQTMTLIGIDPSGGLRLRGCDRDYCVQPGELSLWHLLRHAETEPSIRQ, encoded by the coding sequence ATGGTTTGTTTGAATCTCCAACAGCAAGCTCAGCAAGCCGGACTGCGCTATAACATCCGGACAATCGCCGTCACAGATTCCACCAATGCGCAGCTGTGGCAGCAGGTTGATCGCCATGATCAGGTGCTGATTGCTGCGCAACAGCGAGCCGGACGAGGACAGCAGGGACGGAGTTGGTTGTCGCCCTTGGGTGGCCTCTATCTCTCCTTGGGACTCAGTGTCGATTTACCCGCAACAGAATCGGCGCGCTTGATGTTTGGATCTGCTTGGGGCGTTGCGCAAGCGCTGCGATCGCAGGTTCCGGTTCAGTTGAAATGGCCGAACGATCTGGTGCTGTGCGATCGCAAACTTGGAGGAATCCTGGTTGAAACTCGTCTGCAGGGCGATCGCTTGCGAGAGGCAGTGATTGGTCTGGGCTTGAATTGGAATAATCCAGTTCCTGAGACGGGTATTGCCCTCAGTCGCGTGACGACTGCTTGGGCAGACTTGCCAAATCTAGCGATCGCAGTGCTTCAAGGACTACAAGCAGGTTTGGATCGGTGGTTAGTCGCTGAGTGGGAAACATTACTACCCCAATACGATCAATGGCTCTATCGGCGCGGCGATCGCTTTGAGTGGGAACAGCAGACCATGACCTTGATTGGTATTGATCCCAGTGGCGGGCTGCGACTGCGCGGGTGCGATCGTGACTATTGTGTTCAGCCCGGTGAGCTTAGTCTCTGGCATCTGCTCCGTCATGCTGAAACTGAGCCATCAATACGCCAATAA
- a CDS encoding 2Fe-2S iron-sulfur cluster-binding protein produces MATYQVEVIYQGQSQTFSADSEQTILESAQAAGIELPSSCLSGVCTTCAGRVLSGEIEQPDAMGVGPEPAKQGFTLLCVAYPRSDLKIETHQEDALYDLQFGQPR; encoded by the coding sequence ATGGCTACTTACCAAGTTGAAGTCATTTATCAGGGTCAGTCCCAAACCTTTAGTGCCGACTCTGAACAGACGATTCTGGAATCGGCTCAGGCGGCAGGAATTGAGCTGCCTTCCTCCTGCCTGTCCGGCGTTTGTACTACCTGCGCTGGTCGAGTGCTCAGTGGTGAAATCGAGCAGCCAGATGCCATGGGTGTTGGGCCGGAACCGGCTAAGCAAGGGTTCACGCTGCTCTGTGTGGCATATCCCCGCTCTGATCTGAAAATTGAAACCCACCAAGAAGACGCGCTTTACGACCTGCAATTCGGCCAGCCGCGCTGA